Part of the Toxotes jaculatrix isolate fToxJac2 chromosome 1, fToxJac2.pri, whole genome shotgun sequence genome, TCTTTAACCATATATATTACTGGTAAGTTGTGTTaaaaagcaacagagagaaCTTGATCAAATCTTTGTAACCTGACATGGGACGAAATGTCTCATAATGTTGgataaattatgaaaaaaaaagtgtgctaAGCAAAGTACAGCTTGTATAAACAGACTTTCTAAAATCAAGTGGGGAAAAATGAAGAGGTTAGTGTTGAGTTAGTACAAACAACTAAAGCTGAGTAGGGACACAGACTCATGGTGGTTTAAAGGGATATTCAGAAGAAGACTTGTGGGAAAGTGAGGGGGAAATATCACAAGTACATAGTACAAAAATTATATTGATACTGTTGTTAgtaagctgagacttggcttcACAAAGAGTTAAATAGTACACTGAGGTGTGATTCCTTGATCATCAACCTTATAACAGCCAAGATAGAGCAGTTTACTGCATGTTTCATCCACAGCACCAAGCAGCAAAATCAGCTAAAGAACACAGGAAGTACACACTGTAGATCTGTCTCATAAAAGTTTTGTGTCTTACTTGAAGTGCGTACATAATGCCTGAGAAAAACCACCCATGGTTAGTGGCTTCTACCAGttggtatgtttttgttttcagtctgtgaatCATCACCTTGGCCTTATCATTTTATGCTGGAAACCCTGTACCACACAGTAAACTGACTGCTACAAACCAAAAAAGCTGCAAAGTACAGCTGATGTGCAGAAAATCTGAAATTTCATCCAGGAAAGTGGTAGGAAGCAAACATGATTGTTATGCCCTGCAAATATTTCCTCAGGATGTAGAATGATTTTCACTGACTGTTATTAGCAGAAATAGAATAACTGCTTCATGGTGTACATCTGTTCATACATTTTTGATCCTGTTGATACACAAAAatctaacaaaagaaaatacattgcATGTTCCTGGTCAGAggtataaataaaaattataattGAAATAAATTAATCAGTGACTTGATTTATAAGATAGCCATTTAATCAAACAACGAAACAGGCAATTAATCACTCGGAAAATTGGTTTTCTCACCAGCCTGTGCAGCAGCCAGTCAGGTACGTTGCGGCTGTGCTTACAGATGGAGTAGGAGGATGAATGGCTAAAAATAACAGGAGCTCTGGAATGGTTCAGCACAGCCAAGGCTGTGTCCCAAGAAGTGTGGGAAAGGTCCACGATCATTCCCAGTCTGTTCATCTCCTCCACCACAGCCTCgaaaacacattcaaaaaccATTTAAACAGCTATTTACAGTATCATGGAAAGGAAGTCAGTTCAGCAGGGGATGGTTGCACATACACGCATAAAAACTCTCACGCAGATAGCAATCAAGGAAGTTCTACATGCTGCTGATGAGTGAGCTGACTGAATAGAAAACACAGTATAAagatgtttgtcattttaaaataagcTGTTAATGTTGTACAACAGAATTACTGTACTAAAAAATGACATGGTGAAGGTCCAATTTGGTTTACGGCAGTTTCTCTGTAAACAGCCCCTTGTCAAGAGAACATTTAGTCTGCACAGCATTAAGCAACTTTAATGATAACAAGGTCCAGTTCCTTCAGCACAATCCATTACTGGAGTGTCTAAAGGCCCTAAAAATGATCATATCCTCAACActatgaaaacaacaacagctgcaaTAACTGCTGTTTCTACTGTTACTataaagaagaataaaagtaagtaaacattttttcatgtttgttggCCAATACATAacaatgcacatacacataataCAGATATAGTTACAGTAATTAACTCTAAAAAGTGAGAGTGGCtacttaaatgaattaaaagaGCAGATTATCTTTACCTCCCCAAAGTGTGTCAGGCTGTTATTCTGTCTTCGATAGACACTGTAAAGGTTTGAGGATGATTCTGCCCTGCATTGAAAAAATAATATTGTCAAAACCAGAAATCAGGAAAACCTTGTGTAtcagaaaatctgaaatatcTAAACATTGTCATATTTGGGGCATCTGAATGGGGctgctgtatttttcatttggCTGGGGCACATTCAGCTATTTGCATTGTGAAGTTTCAGAGAGGTTCAAATATAGGTTAATTTGCATGGGGTGctaaaaaatgtaaacatgtttgacCATTTCCATTCAGACTTCAAAAGTTTCAGCGGTAAAGACATAGCTCTACACAGGTCTGAGCAAAGCACGTGGGCGAAAATCTGGACAAAAAATATTGTGCAGTATTACCCAGCATGGCTGCAGGTGCGTCTGTTAAAGGacatataattttaaaatactCTGTGTTTGTATCCGAGATTGAGATCCTGTATTGCCCTATTCCGagcactaaaaaaacaaaaacaaaaaaactctaccttgagtgtgcatgtgcgttgagttatatattttaaatgcgaaaaaagtcatttttagtCCCATTTAGTATTCTAGTTAAGATATAACAATCAGAATGATTATCTTAATTACCAGGGTGTATTGCAGGTATGTGTGAGGGCCATGGAGCGGACTCCGAGTTGGTAAAACATCCGCAGGGCTGGCAGGCTGCTGTCAATCGAGTGCCCCCCTTCTATACTTATCAGACATGCTATCTTATGCCTCATCTCAGCATTCTTCAGCtctgcagtgacagacacacattatTTGACATTAATGCCTCCAGTCAAGCCAACAGCCAGTGGCTATTTTAAGGTTGCATTGTCGTTAATTCAGATAAAAGCTAACATTCAGTACAAGCCAGTGAAATGTGGAAAAGTGTGTTTTGTTCCTAAGCACTAAGCAACTATACGTTTTAATCTTGCCAAACAGGAAATTCAGCATCTTTTGAATAAAGtagcagtttgtttttgtgttataaTTACTTGTGAGAGCGAGTATAACATTCTTCACAAGTAATTAACTTCTCATTATGATGCATAGATCCTTAtaattttcagctttgttttttttttgtgttttttttaataaaattccATCCTTGAAACCACAGTGAATCATAATTAGATAACTGATTGTAAATAACTTTTTCTCATCAATCATTCTTCTTGTCTCTATGGGGTTTTTGTACATAACTGTTATCCCATTTTGAGGTGTAGTATACCCTGTGCAGATGTGACCAGTTCAAAGTCCTTGTACTCAGTGCACATGCGTCTGACCACATCTATTTGTTCCAGGGTCAGCCTCACAGCATCCTTCTCCTGAGCCCCACACATCACGTAGACTGCAAACATCTGACAAAGGGAGAGGGGAATGACTCAAGAGTGAAGGACAGACATTTGTCTGTCATTCTAGGTTTGATCCCTCCACAACACAAACTTAGTCATAAAGCCACTGCGTACTTTTACCAGGCTATTCTTTGGTGTAATCCACACCCTTTAAGAGGCCAGTGTCAGAAATAAAAGACTCATTAAATAATGAGGCGGTACCTGTGCCTGTACGTGGCCTGCTTGGAGGCGGCTGATGTCGGTGGCCACTTTGCTGACATTATGAAGGTCAATTTGACTCAGGCGATTGTTGTGTAGTATCCTCAGTTTGAGAGCAAGGTCATTATGACTAACAGACGGAGAGAAAGGGTGCAAGGAAAGTGGGGTGGACAGGATGGACGAGTATTTTAAtctgatttcattcatttatttctatcAATGTAACTTCTGTAGGCAAGACATCAAACATTCTTTACCCATCAATAAGAGGATATTTGGACATCAACTCAtgtactctgtctctctcagagtATCCACATATGAAATGACATAGAGAGGAGAGTACCAGCAGATGCCTGAGGGACTGCACGCAAAAGCTGCATGGAGCACTTGTTACAGTTTTCCTTGAAAGCATATtctgaagagagaaaacacacttttacatGTATCtgataacaaaagaaaagagacacaaaatattACAGTGACAGCTAAAAATAACACATGGTGGCACCATTAAAGATTTAAGGCTTCACACCACAGTGCTTATTCTAACACCTGCTGGCAATATATTACACTATAGATCTGGCGAGATAACAAAGCCCCAAGGTGTGATGTGATGATGTATTCTCACTTCtctttaacacagaaacacacggaaaGAGACGTGAAAATTTGCACTGGATAGTAAAACAATTTCACTAAGACATCTTATCTATTTAACATCAGGAAAGAAttcacttaaacacacacacgcacagacacaacAGACTCACCAGGCAGATTGGTCAAAAGCTACTTGTTGACGACTTTGTTGAACAACTGCATACAAACTACGAAGTTTCGAGCTCTACGCCCTCAGACAAATGTAGAGCAAACCTATACAAAACTGGCAGCTATGCCGGTTGCTGCATTCAGGTCCAgtcggggaaaaaaaacatttataaattgGGAATTTTAACGAGTTTATTTCGTGTTATTCAGCAATTACTACATTTTACGGCCTCTAGCTCTAGATGGACTTTACTGTCCCTACTTCACTTTCAAAGCCTGAAGGTTTGTTAGTTGTAAAGTGGCTATTTCACTTAGTTGCTTCTCTAGATGTTGGGAACTTACGAGGAGCAGATGAAAGCACCGTTGAGACATGGATTTGATGTTGCCATCTGCTGGCCAGATGTCTACGGTAAAGTCTCATAAGTCTCATTGGTTGACTAAGccaggtgtttttgtttttgacacgTTTTTACTGATTGCAAAACCGAGTCACTCGGTCACCACGTTTGCATCctgtaaaataatttattcGTTATAAGACTTATCTCGGTTGACAACACCTCAACCTTTAAAAATCCGTCTCTTCAAAACTGTTGTCCAGATTTTCAGGCTGCTTCCCATGGTTCCCAAAAAAAATGGCACACGGAAGTTACTCCTGGTGAAAACATTGGCCTTGGAAATTTGTAAGTCGAAAGAAAAAGATAACTGCTATAATTCGgtaatattttatatacataAGAACCTCAAAAATATAGAGATAATGAATAGCTTTAGCTTGTCTTTGCTTTTAGTCCTTGTCCTGTTTCCGTCCTTGTCTTAAGCGTTTGAGACAAATTAAAACTCCACTCTTATTTTTGTAAAGTGAggagaaattctttttttttacttaggGCTGAACTCAGTAAGGATTTAAGAATCTGAAAGCCATCAAAACAGGGGTAAGTGTTAAAGTTTGCTTTGAATGGTAAGGTCTGCTGAAAGATTAGCTACAATACATGTGAACAAGGTCGAGAGAGTTGCAATTCTTTTTACCCTGATGATTATAAGCTCATCCTGttcttt contains:
- the dpep2 gene encoding dipeptidase 2 — protein: MLSRKTVTSAPCSFCVQSLRHLLVLSSLCHFICGYSERDRVHELMSKYPLIDGHNDLALKLRILHNNRLSQIDLHNVSKVATDISRLQAGHVQAQMFAVYVMCGAQEKDAVRLTLEQIDVVRRMCTEYKDFELVTSAQELKNAEMRHKIACLISIEGGHSIDSSLPALRMFYQLGVRSMALTHTCNTPWAESSSNLYSVYRRQNNSLTHFGEAVVEEMNRLGMIVDLSHTSWDTALAVLNHSRAPVIFSHSSSYSICKHSRNVPDWLLHRLKKNRGLIMVNLYSKFISSSDKANISHVADHFDHIKELIGAESIGIGGDFEGAASFPQGLEDVSKYPALIQELLQRNWTENELADVLRRNFLRVFEEVERVRDELSLNPPSEVQIPVEEVQNPCRLVLRPPDPRLLPSDQSSSSRAQQGPTGLLILAIVLLLSSLFIIE